The following coding sequences lie in one Flexivirga oryzae genomic window:
- the trxA gene encoding thioredoxin, protein MATKTLTTDTFAQEVQADGIVLVDFWADWCGPCKMFAPIFEDASEKNPDIVFGKVDTDAEPALGQALQITSIPTLMIFRDGIRVFAQAGALPGPELSSLIDQTRKLPMDEIREQVAVEQAQAEQNPDAEV, encoded by the coding sequence ATGGCAACCAAGACCCTCACGACCGACACCTTCGCGCAGGAGGTCCAGGCCGACGGCATCGTCCTGGTGGACTTCTGGGCGGACTGGTGCGGCCCCTGCAAGATGTTCGCACCGATCTTTGAGGACGCCTCGGAGAAGAACCCCGACATCGTCTTCGGCAAGGTGGACACCGACGCCGAGCCGGCGCTGGGCCAAGCGCTGCAGATCACCTCGATCCCGACGCTGATGATCTTCCGCGACGGCATCCGCGTCTTCGCCCAGGCCGGTGCGCTGCCCGGCCCCGAGCTGTCGTCCCTGATCGACCAGACGCGCAAGCTGCCGATGGACGAGATCCGCGAGCAGGTGGCGGTCGAGCAGGCGCAGGCCGAGCAGAACCCCGACGCCGAGGTGTGA
- a CDS encoding DUF2599 domain-containing protein — protein sequence MRMGGVSAGGPVSFRVGMARARAGMAARARAGMALLLIAGVAACGSGDVRSASSGRATTHRVEPLHTAAPGVTATASGSTAPAARRSSTTTDEAPPPYIAKVVWVSLPSGRSLQVYPTSSGRVATSDGAERVAWREVLRKTPDAGTPGMRAQFDCHWAFARLAEPNKPSWNLEPWRPVVSAQRMYDTRCNPGGPEV from the coding sequence ATGAGAATGGGTGGCGTGTCCGCCGGTGGTCCTGTCAGCTTCCGTGTCGGTATGGCGCGGGCCCGGGCAGGTATGGCGGCGCGCGCCCGGGCAGGTATGGCGCTGCTGCTCATCGCGGGGGTCGCGGCGTGCGGCAGTGGCGACGTCCGCAGTGCGAGCAGTGGCCGAGCGACCACGCACCGCGTCGAGCCGCTGCACACAGCTGCCCCCGGCGTGACGGCGACTGCCTCGGGAAGCACCGCCCCCGCTGCCCGCCGGAGCAGTACGACGACCGACGAGGCCCCTCCGCCATACATCGCGAAGGTCGTGTGGGTCAGCCTGCCCAGCGGCCGTAGCCTGCAGGTCTACCCGACGAGCAGCGGACGCGTGGCGACCTCGGACGGCGCCGAGCGGGTGGCGTGGCGCGAGGTCCTGCGCAAGACACCGGATGCCGGGACGCCGGGGATGCGTGCGCAGTTCGACTGCCACTGGGCCTTTGCGCGGCTGGCGGAGCCGAACAAACCCAGTTGGAACCTCGAGCCGTGGCGACCGGTGGTGTCCGCGCAGCGGATGTACGACACCCGCTGCAACCCCGGCGGCCCCGAAGTCTGA
- a CDS encoding class I SAM-dependent methyltransferase, with translation MPVPVEVAEVVAATTGFMPVEEGEALYDTALTARPGTWLEIGTYCGKSTLLLGAAARFAAAKLVTVDHHHGSEENQPGWEWHDTSLVDPRTGRLDTLPHFRPVLDSLADVASAVVGTTEVVATWWNSSLELLFLDGNHTEETAQHDYRAFAQHLVPGGLLLVHDVFPDPADGGQAPWHVVQAAVADGFTEIAQHGSLRVLTAPHSPTGSENAEVPGSGRRDF, from the coding sequence ATGCCGGTGCCGGTCGAGGTTGCCGAGGTCGTCGCTGCCACAACAGGTTTCATGCCCGTCGAGGAAGGTGAGGCGCTGTACGACACGGCACTCACGGCGCGTCCGGGTACCTGGCTGGAGATCGGCACCTACTGCGGCAAGTCGACGCTGCTGCTCGGTGCCGCTGCCCGGTTCGCCGCTGCGAAGCTGGTGACCGTCGATCACCACCACGGCTCCGAGGAGAATCAGCCGGGCTGGGAGTGGCACGACACCTCCCTGGTCGACCCCCGCACCGGTCGGTTGGACACCCTGCCGCATTTCCGTCCGGTGCTGGACTCGTTGGCCGACGTCGCGTCCGCGGTGGTCGGCACCACGGAAGTGGTTGCGACGTGGTGGAATTCGTCGCTCGAGCTGCTCTTCCTGGACGGCAACCACACCGAGGAGACCGCGCAACACGACTACCGGGCGTTCGCGCAGCATCTGGTGCCGGGCGGGTTGTTGCTCGTGCACGACGTCTTCCCGGACCCCGCGGACGGTGGCCAGGCACCCTGGCACGTGGTGCAGGCCGCCGTGGCCGACGGTTTCACCGAGATCGCGCAGCACGGTTCCCTACGCGTCCTCACCGCCCCTCACTCACCGACAGGCTCAGAAAACGCAGAAGTACCGGGGTCTGGGCGCCGGGATTTCTGA
- a CDS encoding prenyltransferase, translating into MTAELVRGTGALAVPGVLSAEQCAATAQFVLRQQRSDGSIPWYDGSHLDPWDHIEAAMGLTVAGHWSAAWRALEWSAATQRKDGSWPMVLRDGEVEDAGADTNQCAYFAVGLWHYYLVTGRTDGLARLWPTVEAAINFVIRAQHPGGELGWAVGEGGGVADFALLTGSASALQSIECACHIAATLGHDRPRWRWAGNRLAAALRERPDSFADRSRFSMDWYYPVLAGVVRGAAARARLDDGWATYVSAGHGAQCVHDQPWVTSAESAELVAALDAMGDADRALTVLADLQGLRDEETGGYWTGRNLPDMVIWPREQTSWTAAAVLLAVDAVTQTTGGAALWRDAGWPGDAGATVSERLVRDEAVG; encoded by the coding sequence ATGACGGCAGAGCTCGTGCGAGGAACAGGTGCGCTCGCCGTCCCCGGTGTGCTGAGCGCCGAACAGTGCGCTGCGACAGCACAATTCGTGCTGCGGCAGCAACGATCCGACGGCTCGATCCCGTGGTATGACGGCAGCCACCTGGATCCCTGGGACCACATCGAGGCCGCGATGGGGCTGACCGTCGCCGGGCACTGGTCGGCCGCGTGGCGTGCACTGGAGTGGTCGGCCGCCACTCAGCGCAAGGACGGCTCCTGGCCGATGGTGTTGCGCGACGGCGAGGTCGAGGACGCGGGCGCGGACACCAACCAATGTGCCTATTTCGCAGTGGGTTTGTGGCACTACTACCTGGTGACCGGCCGCACCGACGGGCTGGCGAGACTGTGGCCGACGGTCGAGGCTGCGATCAATTTCGTGATCCGGGCACAACATCCGGGCGGCGAACTCGGTTGGGCCGTGGGGGAGGGCGGCGGGGTCGCCGACTTCGCGCTGCTGACCGGCAGCGCCAGTGCGCTGCAGTCCATCGAGTGCGCGTGCCACATCGCGGCGACCCTGGGCCACGACCGCCCCCGGTGGCGCTGGGCGGGCAATCGGCTGGCGGCGGCGCTGCGGGAGCGGCCCGACTCGTTCGCGGATCGGTCCCGCTTCTCGATGGACTGGTACTACCCGGTCCTCGCGGGAGTCGTGCGTGGTGCGGCCGCGCGGGCCCGGCTGGACGACGGGTGGGCGACCTACGTGAGCGCGGGGCACGGTGCGCAGTGCGTGCACGACCAGCCGTGGGTCACCTCCGCCGAATCCGCCGAGCTCGTAGCGGCGCTCGACGCCATGGGCGATGCCGACCGCGCGTTGACGGTGCTCGCGGACCTGCAGGGGCTGCGTGACGAGGAGACCGGTGGCTACTGGACGGGGCGCAACCTGCCGGACATGGTCATCTGGCCGCGCGAACAGACCTCGTGGACGGCAGCGGCGGTGCTGCTCGCGGTCGACGCGGTGACGCAGACGACCGGCGGCGCCGCGCTCTGGCGGGACGCGGGCTGGCCGGGCGACGCCGGCGCGACCGTGTCCGAGAGGCTGGTGCGGGACGAGGCGGTCGGCTGA
- a CDS encoding class I SAM-dependent methyltransferase — translation MITMDFDSAFPVAPGMTVLDVGAGQGRHSFEALRRGGIVTAFDQSESDLADIKVMFGAMELEGEVPEGASGSVMHGDARSMPFDDESFDRVIASEILEHVHEDEQVMAEIFRIVKPGGLVAVSVPRSWPEKVCWKLSDPYHEVEGGHIRIYRASELVAKLERAGLAPYKQHHAHALHSPYWWLKCAVGPDNNDNPAVKAYHRLLVWDMMKAPFVTRASERALNPVLGKSFVVYLRKPEVAV, via the coding sequence ATGATCACGATGGATTTCGACTCCGCCTTCCCGGTGGCGCCGGGGATGACCGTGCTCGACGTCGGTGCCGGCCAGGGCCGTCACTCGTTCGAGGCGCTGCGGCGCGGCGGCATCGTGACCGCCTTCGACCAGTCCGAGTCCGATCTGGCCGACATCAAGGTGATGTTCGGTGCCATGGAGCTCGAAGGCGAAGTGCCCGAGGGTGCGTCCGGGAGCGTCATGCACGGTGACGCGCGCTCGATGCCGTTCGACGACGAAAGCTTCGACCGCGTCATCGCCTCGGAGATCCTCGAGCACGTCCACGAGGACGAACAGGTCATGGCGGAGATCTTCCGGATCGTCAAACCCGGTGGCCTTGTTGCGGTTTCAGTGCCGCGTAGCTGGCCGGAGAAGGTCTGCTGGAAACTCTCGGACCCCTACCACGAGGTGGAGGGCGGCCACATCCGGATCTACCGTGCGTCCGAGCTGGTGGCCAAGCTCGAGAGGGCTGGGCTCGCGCCATACAAACAACATCACGCGCACGCCCTGCACAGCCCCTATTGGTGGCTGAAATGCGCTGTGGGGCCTGACAACAACGACAATCCGGCAGTCAAGGCCTATCACCGGCTGCTGGTCTGGGACATGATGAAGGCGCCGTTCGTGACCCGCGCCTCGGAGCGCGCCCTCAACCCGGTGCTCGGCAAGAGCTTCGTGGTCTACCTCCGGAAGCCGGAGGTGGCTGTATGA
- a CDS encoding glycosyltransferase encodes MRVALASYRSKEHSGGQGVYVRNLSRELVALGHDVEVFSGQPYPVLDPGVRFTPVPSLDLYRADDPFRRPNLHEFRSGVDVFEYAAMCTAGFPEPRTFGMRLSRLLRDRVGDFDILHDNQTLAPGLLALERRGLPLLTTIHHPISRDRRLELDAATGWARVSKRRWYGFVQMQRRVARRSSQVLTVSRVSAQDIAADFGVPRDRMRIVPVGVDTVRFRPPATPRVPGRIVSIISADVPLKGMAVLVDALAALPREAWSELVVVGTPSETTEKQLAEAGLVDRVRFRSGISDDELAALIGSAQLQVIPSRYEGFSIPAIEAMACGTPVVASDVGALPDLLADGVGRLVPSGDADALAAAMAAVLNAPREAARMGAAGRARAVSTYSWAAVARATADVYTEVIAAHPRPSAPGALPEQKEQQR; translated from the coding sequence GTGAGGGTCGCGCTCGCGTCGTACCGGAGCAAGGAGCACTCCGGTGGTCAGGGCGTTTACGTGCGCAACCTGTCCCGGGAGCTCGTCGCGCTCGGGCACGACGTCGAGGTCTTCAGCGGTCAGCCCTACCCGGTGCTCGACCCGGGTGTGCGTTTCACCCCGGTGCCCAGCCTGGACCTCTACCGCGCGGACGACCCCTTCCGCCGGCCGAACCTCCACGAGTTCCGTTCTGGTGTAGATGTTTTCGAGTATGCCGCCATGTGCACGGCCGGGTTCCCGGAGCCGCGGACGTTCGGGATGCGGCTCTCCCGGCTGCTGCGTGACCGGGTCGGCGACTTCGACATCCTGCACGACAACCAGACGCTCGCGCCGGGTCTGCTGGCGCTGGAGCGACGCGGTCTGCCGCTGCTGACGACCATCCACCACCCGATCAGCCGGGACCGGCGGCTCGAACTCGACGCGGCGACCGGCTGGGCGCGGGTGTCGAAACGCCGCTGGTACGGCTTCGTGCAGATGCAGCGCCGGGTCGCCCGGCGCAGCAGTCAGGTGCTCACCGTGTCGCGGGTGTCGGCGCAGGACATCGCCGCCGACTTCGGTGTGCCGCGCGACCGGATGCGGATCGTGCCGGTCGGTGTGGACACGGTGCGTTTCCGCCCGCCGGCCACCCCGCGCGTGCCGGGCCGAATCGTGTCGATCATCAGCGCCGACGTGCCCTTGAAGGGTATGGCGGTGCTCGTCGACGCGCTCGCGGCGTTGCCGCGGGAGGCGTGGAGCGAGCTGGTGGTGGTCGGCACGCCCAGCGAAACGACCGAGAAGCAGCTGGCCGAGGCCGGCCTGGTCGACCGGGTCCGCTTCCGCAGCGGCATCAGCGACGACGAGCTCGCCGCGCTGATCGGGTCCGCCCAGCTGCAGGTGATTCCCTCGCGCTACGAAGGGTTTTCGATCCCCGCGATCGAAGCGATGGCCTGCGGCACGCCGGTGGTGGCATCGGACGTCGGTGCACTGCCGGACCTGCTCGCGGACGGTGTCGGACGGCTGGTGCCCTCCGGGGACGCCGACGCGCTGGCCGCTGCGATGGCAGCGGTGCTGAACGCACCCCGGGAAGCGGCCCGGATGGGTGCGGCAGGCCGGGCCCGGGCGGTGAGCACGTACAGTTGGGCGGCCGTGGCACGCGCGACCGCGGACGTCTACACCGAGGTGATTGCGGCCCACCCGCGGCCGTCGGCGCCCGGCGCGCTGCCGGAGCAGAAGGAGCAACAGCGATGA
- a CDS encoding flavin-containing monooxygenase — protein sequence MPLQDHYDVLVVGAGLSGIDAGYRIQTMCPGADYAILEARESLGGTWDLFRYPGIRSDSDMFTLGLPFEPWTGEKSIADGADILAYLKDTAAKYGIDRRIVYSTRVTAADWSSADARWTLTVDTPDGTRQVSADFVYLCSGYYNYEDPYRPDIPGLDDFAGQVVHPQFWPADGLDVAGRNVTVIGSGATAMTLVPALARQGAHVTMLQRSPTYVISLPAHDAIADAARKVLPAKQAYHAIRMKNAVTSLGFYEFCRRAPGAATKVLRAGVARQLKDGSVGMAAFTPRYRPWDQRLCVVPDADLFRAIEAHDVDIVTDTIEQVDATGIRTSSGHDIPSDIIITATGLNLLMAGGATIRIDGEECDPGERYIYRGLMLEGVPNAAICIGYTNASWTLRADLSAKYFCTFVNHVRQHGYLYGYPTVEEAMPPTPALDLAAGYVQRSLAALPKQGDRKPWFLKQNYFVDRRDAKKADVTADMTFVRPGEVRLPQSDLHTATPSSPVTAPSASDGEIAPSLDQETVTRDTERVG from the coding sequence ATGCCCTTGCAGGACCACTACGACGTACTGGTGGTCGGTGCCGGCCTGTCCGGCATCGACGCCGGCTACCGGATCCAGACGATGTGCCCGGGAGCCGACTACGCGATCCTGGAGGCACGCGAGTCGCTGGGCGGCACCTGGGACCTGTTCCGTTATCCGGGGATCCGCTCCGACTCCGACATGTTCACCCTCGGGCTGCCGTTCGAGCCGTGGACGGGGGAGAAGTCGATCGCCGACGGCGCCGACATCCTGGCCTACCTGAAGGACACGGCCGCCAAGTACGGCATCGACAGGCGCATCGTCTACTCGACCCGAGTCACGGCGGCCGACTGGTCCAGCGCGGACGCGCGGTGGACGCTGACCGTGGACACGCCGGACGGCACCCGCCAGGTGAGCGCCGACTTCGTCTACCTGTGCTCCGGCTACTACAACTACGAGGATCCCTACCGGCCCGACATCCCGGGCCTGGACGACTTCGCCGGTCAGGTGGTGCACCCGCAGTTCTGGCCGGCCGACGGGCTCGACGTCGCCGGGCGCAACGTCACCGTCATCGGCTCGGGAGCCACCGCGATGACGCTGGTGCCGGCGCTCGCCCGGCAGGGCGCGCACGTGACGATGCTGCAGCGGTCGCCCACCTACGTGATCAGCCTGCCCGCCCACGACGCGATCGCGGACGCGGCCCGCAAGGTGCTGCCCGCGAAACAGGCCTACCACGCGATCCGGATGAAGAACGCTGTCACCTCGCTCGGCTTCTACGAGTTCTGCCGGCGGGCGCCGGGCGCGGCAACCAAGGTGCTGCGGGCCGGTGTCGCCCGGCAGCTGAAGGACGGTTCGGTCGGTATGGCGGCCTTCACGCCGCGCTACCGGCCGTGGGACCAGCGGTTGTGCGTGGTGCCGGACGCGGACCTGTTCCGGGCCATCGAGGCCCACGACGTCGACATCGTCACCGACACCATCGAGCAGGTGGACGCGACGGGGATCCGGACCTCCTCGGGCCACGACATCCCGTCCGACATCATCATCACCGCCACCGGGCTCAACCTGCTGATGGCCGGCGGCGCGACCATCCGCATCGACGGCGAGGAGTGCGACCCGGGGGAGCGGTACATCTATCGCGGGCTGATGCTCGAAGGCGTCCCGAACGCCGCGATCTGCATCGGCTACACCAACGCGTCGTGGACGCTGCGCGCCGACCTGTCGGCGAAGTACTTCTGCACCTTCGTCAACCACGTGCGGCAGCACGGCTACCTCTACGGCTACCCCACGGTCGAGGAGGCGATGCCGCCCACGCCGGCGCTGGACCTAGCCGCCGGCTACGTGCAGCGTTCGCTGGCGGCGCTGCCCAAACAGGGCGACCGCAAACCGTGGTTCCTCAAGCAGAACTACTTCGTGGACCGGCGCGACGCCAAGAAGGCGGACGTCACGGCGGACATGACGTTCGTGCGGCCGGGCGAGGTGCGTCTGCCGCAGTCCGACCTGCACACCGCCACCCCCTCTTCGCCAGTGACGGCTCCCTCGGCGAGTGACGGCGAGATTGCGCCGTCACTCGACCAGGAGACCGTCACTCGGGACACGGAGCGGGTCGGGTGA
- a CDS encoding geranylgeranyl reductase family protein, giving the protein MTQPPETYDVLVVGAGPSGSRAGYAAARAGARTLVLDRAGFPRYKTCGGGLIGPTLASLPDDLDVPVQQEIGRASFTLAGARPFERSAGRRILSLVNRGDFDTALLHAAEAAGAEVRTGVTVTAIAEADDLVTVTTSDGDLRARAVVGADGSASRIGRYVGVRLRQTDLGLEAELAPDDAACRAWAGRVHLDWGPTPGSYAWVFPKQDLLTVGVIMAKGHPAETKRYLTEFIAQQGLSHLETVRESGHLTRCRTADSPLGRGRVLLAGDAAGLLEPWTREGISYAVRSGQLAGACAAQSGQGRLTPSAALASYTTAVGAELGAEMAIGERTLRAFERHPRAFHTMLRTGPGWRVFTGITRGDTTLARVARHRPVRLGLAAMNRW; this is encoded by the coding sequence GTGACACAGCCGCCTGAGACGTATGACGTGCTGGTCGTCGGCGCGGGCCCGAGCGGAAGCCGGGCCGGGTATGCCGCTGCACGCGCCGGCGCACGCACCCTCGTGCTGGACCGCGCGGGCTTCCCGCGCTACAAGACCTGCGGCGGTGGCCTGATCGGCCCCACCCTGGCGTCCCTGCCGGACGACCTGGACGTGCCGGTGCAGCAGGAGATCGGCCGCGCGTCGTTCACCCTGGCCGGCGCGCGCCCCTTCGAGCGTTCCGCCGGTCGCCGCATCCTCAGTCTGGTCAACCGGGGCGACTTCGACACCGCACTGCTGCACGCCGCCGAGGCGGCGGGCGCGGAGGTCCGCACCGGCGTCACCGTGACGGCGATCGCCGAGGCCGACGACCTGGTCACGGTCACCACCTCCGACGGCGACCTGCGCGCCCGCGCGGTCGTCGGTGCGGACGGCTCCGCCAGCCGCATCGGCCGGTACGTCGGTGTCCGGCTACGACAGACCGACCTCGGTCTGGAGGCCGAACTCGCCCCGGACGACGCGGCATGCCGGGCCTGGGCCGGCCGGGTGCACCTGGACTGGGGTCCGACGCCCGGGTCGTACGCGTGGGTGTTCCCGAAGCAGGACCTACTCACCGTCGGGGTCATCATGGCCAAGGGCCACCCGGCCGAGACGAAGCGATACCTCACCGAATTCATCGCCCAGCAAGGGCTTTCGCACCTGGAAACGGTCCGCGAGTCCGGGCACCTGACCCGGTGCCGCACCGCGGACTCGCCGCTCGGAAGGGGCCGCGTCCTCCTCGCCGGAGACGCGGCAGGCCTGCTGGAACCGTGGACCCGCGAGGGGATCTCCTACGCCGTGCGGTCCGGCCAGCTCGCCGGTGCGTGCGCCGCGCAGTCCGGCCAGGGACGCCTGACCCCGTCGGCGGCGCTGGCGTCATACACCACGGCGGTGGGTGCCGAACTCGGTGCGGAGATGGCGATCGGCGAGCGCACGCTGCGGGCGTTCGAGCGACACCCGCGGGCGTTCCACACCATGCTGCGGACCGGTCCGGGGTGGCGCGTCTTCACCGGGATCACGCGCGGCGACACGACCCTGGCGAGGGTGGCGCGGCACCGGCCGGTGCGACTCGGACTGGCGGCGATGAACCGCTGGTGA
- a CDS encoding DUF4190 domain-containing protein gives MSDPYGGASGDRNIHYEETRAQPAVDPYATPSGQQGDPYPQASAPVYGQQGYPGTDHGQQEYASPPQYGQQPSAQAPYDPKYGPPAYNPYSNYQPQPSNGMAIASFVTSLAGTFVLCGVSGIVGIILGIVALNRSKELQDAGRGMAIAGIVIGAAQLVLAIGFAILMFVLIAHGDSSGSGTVGNTV, from the coding sequence ATGTCTGATCCGTATGGCGGGGCGTCCGGCGACCGGAACATCCACTACGAGGAGACGCGCGCCCAGCCCGCCGTCGACCCGTACGCCACGCCGTCCGGGCAGCAGGGCGACCCCTACCCGCAGGCGTCCGCGCCGGTCTACGGGCAGCAGGGGTATCCGGGGACGGACCACGGTCAGCAGGAATACGCCAGCCCGCCGCAGTACGGCCAGCAGCCGTCCGCGCAGGCGCCATACGACCCGAAATACGGCCCGCCCGCCTACAACCCGTACAGCAACTACCAGCCACAGCCCAGCAACGGCATGGCCATCGCGTCGTTCGTCACCAGCCTCGCCGGCACCTTCGTGCTGTGCGGCGTCTCGGGCATCGTCGGCATCATCCTGGGCATCGTCGCGCTGAACAGGTCCAAGGAACTGCAGGACGCCGGCAGAGGTATGGCGATCGCCGGCATCGTGATCGGTGCCGCGCAACTGGTGCTGGCGATCGGGTTCGCCATCCTGATGTTCGTCCTGATCGCCCACGGCGACAGCAGCGGCAGCGGCACCGTCGGCAACACCGTCTGA
- a CDS encoding glucose-6-phosphate dehydrogenase → MAADESVTLLILGAGGDLTHRLLLPGVGSLLKIEPTRKVRIIGADRADLSPADWKKRVEEAFDTVPVPARPKRSVLSRTRYQRTNLLDATELSDLIGSLAGPLVIYFALPPAVSIGVCKLLEDIDLPAGTRLALEKPFGSDEKTARAFNEQLHRVAPEEQIFRVDHFLGRSTVLNLIGLRFANRILQPVWNREHIERVEIIYDEDLALEGRAGYYDKAGALRDMLQSHLLQVLAVFAMESVAELSATEVQDQKNQVLRSTHLWSNSPKRASKRARYTAGTIGRRKVPAYTREKGVDPARNTETLAQVQVEVRNNRWSGVPFTLRSGKALGTPRKQIVAYFRQVPHLPVGFDNTAAPDKLIINLNPGAVSFVLTMNAEGSPMDLEQKELRAELAPGWMLPYGEVLREVLDGDTMLSVRGDAAESCWRVMDPVLKAWAADRVPMETYPAGSSGPDGWLPGDSVVN, encoded by the coding sequence ATGGCTGCAGACGAATCCGTGACCCTGCTCATCCTCGGCGCCGGTGGAGATCTCACCCACCGGCTGTTGCTGCCCGGCGTCGGCAGCCTGCTGAAGATCGAGCCCACCCGGAAGGTTCGGATCATCGGGGCCGACCGCGCGGACCTGAGCCCGGCCGACTGGAAGAAGCGGGTCGAGGAGGCCTTCGACACGGTGCCGGTGCCGGCCCGCCCCAAGCGGTCCGTCCTGTCACGCACCCGCTATCAGCGCACCAACCTGCTGGACGCCACCGAGTTGTCCGACCTGATCGGCTCCCTGGCGGGACCGCTGGTGATCTACTTCGCGCTGCCGCCGGCCGTGTCGATCGGCGTGTGCAAGCTGCTGGAGGACATCGACCTGCCGGCCGGCACCCGGCTCGCGCTGGAGAAGCCGTTCGGTTCCGACGAGAAGACCGCCCGCGCGTTCAACGAGCAGCTGCACCGGGTGGCACCCGAGGAGCAGATCTTCCGGGTCGACCACTTCCTCGGGCGCTCCACCGTGCTCAACCTCATCGGGCTGCGGTTCGCCAACCGCATCCTGCAGCCGGTCTGGAACCGTGAGCACATCGAACGGGTCGAGATCATCTACGACGAGGACCTCGCCCTCGAGGGCCGCGCCGGCTACTACGACAAGGCCGGCGCGCTGCGTGACATGTTGCAGTCCCACCTGCTGCAGGTGCTCGCGGTCTTCGCCATGGAGTCGGTCGCCGAGCTGAGCGCGACCGAGGTGCAGGACCAGAAGAACCAGGTGCTGCGCTCGACGCACCTGTGGTCGAACAGCCCGAAACGCGCCAGCAAGCGCGCCCGCTACACCGCGGGCACGATCGGGAGGCGCAAGGTCCCGGCATACACCCGGGAGAAGGGCGTCGATCCCGCCCGCAACACCGAGACCCTCGCCCAGGTGCAGGTCGAGGTGCGCAACAACCGGTGGTCCGGTGTCCCCTTCACGCTGCGCAGCGGCAAGGCGCTCGGCACCCCGCGCAAGCAGATCGTGGCCTACTTCCGCCAGGTGCCGCACCTGCCCGTCGGCTTCGACAACACGGCCGCACCGGACAAGCTGATCATCAACCTCAACCCGGGTGCCGTGTCGTTCGTGCTCACCATGAACGCCGAGGGCAGCCCGATGGACCTGGAGCAGAAGGAGCTGCGCGCCGAGCTGGCACCCGGCTGGATGCTCCCGTACGGCGAGGTACTGCGTGAGGTCCTCGACGGCGACACCATGCTCTCGGTCCGTGGTGACGCGGCCGAGTCCTGCTGGCGGGTCATGGACCCGGTGCTCAAGGCGTGGGCGGCCGATCGCGTCCCGATGGAGACCTACCCGGCCGGTTCGAGCGGGCCGGACGGCTGGTTGCCGGGCGACTCCGTGGTCAACTGA
- a CDS encoding rhodanese-like domain-containing protein, which produces MTVTSPPAPDVELTWQSELFSAAPAFRRTAVADARERLSPRAAFQEVLWGRATLVDIRPEAQRRTEGALPTSLTPLAIEHSTLGARLDPRGDARLPIASTDLRVIVICQEGRDSSHAVETLGRLGVRHATDVIGGFAAWRSLGLPVAA; this is translated from the coding sequence ATGACAGTCACCAGCCCGCCAGCACCGGATGTCGAATTGACGTGGCAGTCGGAGCTTTTCAGCGCCGCGCCGGCATTCCGCCGGACGGCCGTCGCCGACGCACGTGAGCGGCTCAGCCCGCGCGCCGCGTTCCAGGAGGTCCTGTGGGGGCGCGCGACACTGGTCGACATACGCCCCGAGGCCCAGCGCCGGACCGAGGGAGCGCTGCCTACCTCGTTGACCCCGTTGGCGATCGAGCACTCGACGCTCGGCGCGCGGCTCGACCCCCGCGGCGACGCGCGGCTGCCGATCGCCTCCACCGATCTCCGGGTGATCGTCATCTGCCAGGAGGGACGCGACTCGTCCCACGCGGTGGAGACGCTGGGGCGGCTCGGGGTGCGGCACGCGACGGACGTCATCGGCGGCTTCGCCGCCTGGCGCTCGCTCGGCCTCCCTGTCGCCGCCTAG